The following are encoded together in the Peromyscus maniculatus bairdii isolate BWxNUB_F1_BW_parent chromosome 22, HU_Pman_BW_mat_3.1, whole genome shotgun sequence genome:
- the LOC102923562 gene encoding olfactory receptor 10T2-like, translating into MERPGQTQARKQAPEKQQDNGTWLVTEFVLVGFSNLPELRSTLFTLFLLTYLVTLSGNATIITIIQVDRTLHTPMYRFLAVLSLSETCYTLVTIPNMLAHLLMESQAISIAGCRAQMFFFLVLGCNNCFLLTLMGYDRYVAICHPLRYSMIMRPAVCLYMGILIFCSGFSVALVETCMIFSSPFCGTGRVEHFFCDIAPVLKLSCAESTHKALGIFFLSILVVLFSFLLILLSYAFIVAAIVRIPSAAGRRKAFSTCAAHLTVVIVHFGCASIIYLRPDSGANPSQDRLVAVFYTVVTPLLNPVVYTLRNKEVRVALKKNLARGCGLCLR; encoded by the exons ATGGAGAGACCAGGCCAAACACAAGCAAGGAAGCAG GCTCCCGAGAAGCAGCAGGACAATGGGACCTGGCTGGTGACAGAGTTCGTGCTGGTGGGATTCTCCAACCTCCCAGAACTGAGGTCCACTCTCTTCACCTTGTTCCTCCTCACCTACCTGGTCACACTCAGTGGCAAcgccaccatcatcaccatcatccagGTGGACCGCACCCTCCACACTCCCATGTACCGCTtcctggctgtgctctccctctCTGAGACCTGCTACACCCTGGTCACCATCCCCAACATGCTGGCCCATCTGCTGATGGAGAGCCAGGCCATCTCCATCGCGGGCTGTCGGGCCCAGATGTTCTTCTTCTTGGTCTTGGGATGCAATAACTGTTTCCTGCTTACACTGATGGGCTATGACAGGTATGTGGCCATCTGCCATCCCTTGCGCTACTCTATGATCATGAGACCCGCCGTTTGCCTGTATATGGGAATTCTGATTTTCTGCTCTGGTTTCTCGGTGGCCTTGGTCGAAACCTGTATGATCTTCTCCTCGCCCTTCTGCGGCACGGGCCGCGTGGAACACTTCTTCTGTGACATCGCGCCTGTGCTGAAGCTCAGCTGTGCAGAGAGCACGCACAAAGCGCTTGGCATCTTCTTCCTGAGCATCCTGGTGGTgctgttctcctttctcctcatcctcctctcctaCGCCTTCATCGTGGCAGCCATCGTGAGGATCCCTTCAGCCGCGGGAAGGCGCAAAGCCTTCTCCACCTGCGCGGCCCACCTCACTGTGGTCATAGTGCATTTTGGCTGTGCCTCCATCATCTACCTGCGGCCAGACTCTGGGGCCAATCCCTCCCAGGACCGCCTGGTGGCGGTGTTCTACACGGTGGTGACGCCGTTGCTGAACCCTGTGGTCTACACCCTGAGGAACAAGGAGGTGAGGGTGGCCCTGAAGAAGAACCTGGCACGGGGCTGCGGGCTCTGCTTGCGTTAA